The following are from one region of the Leucobacter sp. Psy1 genome:
- a CDS encoding CPBP family intramembrane glutamic endopeptidase — MEAHGRSAEQQRGENGRSIPAILVYTFLACALAWLVALPLWLGDGLASPAALPLMLVMMCTPTIAALAVVWKVDRPRRTAHALGFVPVTPVGRLIGYLALGLFLPIALCVLALVIGSLLGLFPGDFTHFSGLQQITAAQLAQAGAPDMELPVATLIVGQFVNVFVAALFINIIPALGEEIGWRGWLLPKLMRFGPWGAILISGIIWGLWHAPVILLGYNYTGTPGWLALLAMIGFCTVMGGLFGWLRLRSGSVWAPALAHSSLNAAATLPLVFIAENGVYDPLHANITGWSGWLLPAALVVVLVLAGRFAAREK; from the coding sequence ATGGAAGCGCACGGGAGATCAGCGGAGCAGCAGCGCGGCGAGAACGGACGATCCATTCCGGCGATCCTCGTCTACACCTTCCTGGCGTGTGCACTCGCGTGGCTGGTAGCCCTGCCGCTCTGGCTCGGGGACGGACTCGCCTCCCCCGCTGCACTTCCACTCATGCTGGTGATGATGTGCACGCCGACCATCGCGGCCCTCGCCGTGGTGTGGAAGGTCGACCGCCCGCGCCGCACCGCGCACGCTCTCGGGTTCGTTCCGGTGACTCCGGTCGGCCGGCTGATCGGGTACCTCGCACTGGGGCTGTTCCTGCCGATCGCGCTCTGCGTCCTCGCACTCGTCATCGGATCGCTCCTCGGGCTCTTCCCCGGCGATTTCACGCACTTCTCCGGCCTGCAGCAGATCACGGCTGCGCAGCTGGCCCAGGCGGGCGCCCCTGACATGGAGCTCCCCGTCGCCACCCTCATCGTCGGCCAGTTCGTGAACGTGTTCGTCGCAGCGCTCTTCATCAACATCATTCCCGCTCTCGGGGAGGAGATCGGGTGGCGCGGCTGGTTGCTGCCGAAGCTCATGCGCTTCGGACCGTGGGGCGCGATCCTGATCTCGGGGATCATCTGGGGCCTGTGGCACGCTCCCGTCATTCTGCTCGGCTACAACTACACAGGCACACCCGGTTGGCTCGCCCTGCTCGCGATGATCGGATTCTGCACCGTCATGGGCGGGCTCTTCGGCTGGCTGCGCCTGCGCAGCGGATCAGTCTGGGCTCCCGCGCTCGCGCACAGCTCACTGAATGCCGCGGCGACGCTCCCCCTCGTCTTCATCGCCGAGAATGGCGTCTACGACCCCCTGCACGCGAACATCACGGGCTGGAGCGGGTGGCTGCTCCCGGCTGCACTCGTCGTGGTGCTGGTACTCGCCGGCAGGTTCGCGGCGCGAGAGAAGTGA
- a CDS encoding C45 family autoproteolytic acyltransferase/hydolase gives MRHAFTFYGTVEDRPGPRWRALFDAVWPGYRAWYLRDGDAARPDLATAERKLRLHMPELVPTWERLVELTGHDETAARMLTLWNPPRFLPGCSQVALQAPEPALLRNYDYGLELFEQVHSSTRFERRRVIGTSDCLWGLLDGMNDDGLAISLAFGGRPGDGDGFAAPLVVRYLLEVSSDVEEAVRRLATIPVSMFYNLTMVDAGGSSVTAYVGPGMRPEVHEDPVATNHRGRTPEYPDHARRFRSVERQEVLTDVVERDGDVASVAEAMLGPEVFSHDYDGAFGTLYTAVYRPLLGEVEYRWHSGSWTRSMTSTEETYIVTLDDDAATPAQPSDLGDTYGTRWYAGEPSAEPPAESPGAGVPVAEAQAAARRAVRDLSLSSDPAAFSALLALSAEVGEALGTSARTLAEQNSWARVAEIAAVSRQAAWHRWR, from the coding sequence ATGAGGCACGCGTTCACGTTCTACGGCACCGTCGAAGACCGCCCCGGCCCCCGGTGGCGTGCACTGTTCGACGCCGTGTGGCCCGGATACCGGGCCTGGTACCTCCGCGATGGTGACGCGGCCCGCCCCGACCTTGCGACGGCGGAACGCAAGCTCCGTCTCCACATGCCCGAGCTCGTGCCGACCTGGGAACGGCTCGTCGAATTGACGGGGCACGATGAAACTGCGGCGCGGATGCTGACGCTCTGGAACCCGCCGCGGTTTCTACCCGGCTGCTCGCAGGTCGCCCTGCAGGCCCCGGAACCCGCCTTGCTCCGCAACTACGACTACGGACTCGAACTCTTCGAGCAGGTCCACAGCTCCACCCGATTCGAGCGCCGACGCGTCATCGGCACGTCCGACTGCCTCTGGGGGCTCCTCGACGGCATGAACGATGACGGGTTGGCGATCTCGCTCGCGTTCGGCGGGCGACCGGGGGACGGGGACGGGTTCGCCGCTCCGCTCGTCGTGCGCTACCTGCTCGAGGTCTCGAGCGATGTGGAGGAGGCGGTGCGCCGGCTGGCGACGATCCCGGTTTCGATGTTCTACAACCTCACGATGGTCGATGCCGGCGGGAGCTCGGTGACGGCCTACGTCGGTCCAGGCATGCGTCCCGAGGTCCACGAGGATCCGGTGGCGACGAACCATCGGGGCCGCACGCCCGAGTATCCGGATCACGCTCGCCGCTTCCGCAGCGTCGAGCGTCAGGAGGTCCTCACCGACGTCGTGGAGCGCGATGGCGATGTCGCATCCGTAGCCGAAGCAATGCTCGGCCCCGAGGTGTTCAGCCACGACTACGACGGCGCGTTCGGCACCCTGTACACTGCCGTCTATCGGCCGCTCCTCGGAGAGGTCGAGTACCGTTGGCACTCCGGCAGCTGGACCAGGAGCATGACCTCGACGGAGGAGACATACATCGTGACCCTCGACGACGACGCCGCGACGCCCGCTCAGCCGAGCGACCTGGGCGACACGTACGGTACGAGATGGTACGCGGGCGAGCCGAGTGCGGAGCCCCCGGCCGAGAGCCCCGGCGCCGGTGTCCCGGTCGCCGAGGCTCAGGCCGCAGCCAGGAGAGCAGTTCGCGACCTCTCGCTGTCGTCCGACCCGGCCGCGTTCTCCGCGCTCCTCGCCCTCTCAGCGGAGGTCGGTGAGGCCCTCGGCACGAGCGCGCGCACGCTCGCCGAGCAGAACTCGTGGGCCCGCGTCGCCGAGATCGCCGCCGTCAGCAGGCAGGCGGCGTGGCACCGCTGGCGCTGA
- a CDS encoding Lrp/AsnC family transcriptional regulator, giving the protein MDDLTERIIGMLRQDGRMAYTRVAATLGVSREIVTDRVRALTDSGRLRIVAGIHPGAVGLPVSAHLSIWVTGPTQPVIDRLVEFDSMSFISEVTGAFQISTETWLTDTAALREQVITIRAIPGVVDVQVLMFDRILSSFFGGTTPDPAAISLDRTDLRILEALQQDGRVPLGDLASRVQLSPSGTRLRMLKLIDSGVMKIGAIDQHTGSSEDLLLGFGIKVLDDARVIDAILNSGVAVEFLAQTLGRYDLKATIAFSSVDRFHGVMQRLRDEGLIAMSETWLHTRIVLEQYERSLDIA; this is encoded by the coding sequence ATGGATGATCTGACCGAGCGGATCATCGGCATGCTCCGTCAGGACGGTCGGATGGCGTACACGCGCGTCGCGGCCACGCTCGGAGTGAGCCGCGAGATCGTGACGGATCGTGTGCGCGCGCTCACCGACAGCGGGCGCTTGCGCATCGTGGCGGGAATCCACCCCGGCGCCGTCGGGCTCCCGGTCTCGGCGCATCTCTCGATCTGGGTCACCGGCCCGACGCAGCCCGTGATCGATCGGCTCGTCGAATTCGATTCGATGTCGTTCATCTCAGAGGTCACGGGCGCCTTCCAGATCTCGACGGAGACCTGGTTGACCGACACTGCCGCACTGCGCGAGCAGGTGATCACGATCCGCGCGATCCCCGGCGTCGTCGACGTGCAGGTGCTGATGTTCGACCGGATCCTCAGCAGTTTCTTCGGCGGGACCACACCGGACCCAGCGGCGATCTCCCTCGACCGCACGGATCTGCGGATCCTCGAAGCCCTGCAGCAGGACGGGCGGGTACCGCTCGGCGACCTCGCCAGCCGCGTGCAGCTCTCGCCGAGCGGCACGCGGCTCCGCATGCTCAAGCTCATCGACTCAGGAGTCATGAAGATCGGGGCGATCGACCAGCACACCGGATCGAGCGAGGATCTGCTGCTCGGATTCGGCATCAAGGTGCTGGATGACGCGCGTGTGATCGATGCGATTCTCAACTCGGGCGTCGCGGTCGAGTTCCTCGCGCAAACCCTCGGCCGCTACGACCTGAAGGCGACGATCGCTTTCAGCTCGGTGGATCGATTCCACGGTGTTATGCAGCGACTGCGCGACGAGGGCCTGATCGCGATGTCGGAGACCTGGCTGCACACGCGCATCGTGCTCGAGCAGTACGAGCGCTCGCTCGACATCGCGTAA
- a CDS encoding DUF4040 family protein codes for MLILALATLALTCIIAAPTTRLLGRNAGWVLALPLLGGAALVLMAAPAAPLGFTDEFVPWMPTIDVGLALRLDGLSLVFSLIVLVIGAGVLGYATRYLGRDGRHGSFYVLMTTFAAAMLLLVLTDDLVVLFVAWEATTLCSFFLIARSGAHAREPAIRTLLVTAAGGLSLLAAVVVIIVGTGTTRISEALAHSVWHEGGAFPVAVAALLAGAAFTKSAQFPFQSWLPDSMVAITPVSAYLHAAAMVKAGIYLLLRFSPALAGEPLWMILLITSGLITAILGAAAAIRRHDLKELLAYSTMSQLGLLVTMIGVGTPAALTAAVAHTIAHALFKSALFMVVGVIDHQAGTRDIRMLAQRRLRMPATATTLALAAASMAGVPLLLGFVSKELMLTAFLEFPGPVVAAVAITVGAVITSALTFAYSARMLIGAFRGRAGELVREAPAAFWIVPAAAASAGLALGLLPFLLDGLVDTAASAASGAEAHAHLELWHGLTPALLASGLIIGAGLTLVLCRRQVDRFAAPLELPVSGLAVVDAFRSGTIRFGSFVGSWAGSRSPQLHLAIPAVCLILIALAGAFTVGDLPVMVGDPTEPFDWALIVLVLAGVVAAVRARTRISAIVVTGVVGFSMTVWYFVLGAADVAITQLLVEILTVCVMVLLLRRLPAKFSTAPWRRRIPTGAIAIGTGLAAGLGVWALTGRREMSDAAAFYLSSGEELTGGSNIVNTILVDFRALDTLGELTVLGVAGIAVAALLNARGLAPIRPEDLRSETPLSDARTNGVFVRQITRLLTPVIILISLVLLFRGHYEPGGGFIAALIGGAGFALLYLAAPSDSEARVKLPYLLLIGSGIAVGTGTGLLGYLEGSYLTPVHFDVFGVHFTTAIIFDIGVYLAVIGIVLTSLNLLGRPYAAISARTAQRPVTDRSNP; via the coding sequence TTGCTGATTCTCGCACTCGCGACCCTCGCACTCACCTGCATCATCGCTGCGCCGACGACGCGTCTGCTCGGGCGCAACGCCGGATGGGTGCTCGCGCTGCCCCTTCTGGGAGGCGCAGCGCTGGTACTCATGGCGGCGCCGGCTGCTCCGCTCGGCTTCACTGACGAGTTCGTTCCCTGGATGCCGACCATCGATGTGGGGCTCGCGCTTCGGCTCGACGGACTCTCGCTCGTCTTCTCTCTCATCGTCCTCGTCATCGGTGCTGGCGTGCTCGGGTATGCGACTCGGTACCTCGGTCGAGACGGTCGCCACGGATCGTTCTACGTGCTCATGACGACGTTCGCCGCCGCGATGCTCCTCCTCGTCCTCACCGATGATCTTGTGGTGCTGTTCGTCGCCTGGGAAGCCACGACGCTCTGCTCGTTCTTCCTGATTGCCCGCTCAGGAGCGCACGCCAGGGAACCAGCGATTCGTACGCTCCTCGTGACTGCCGCCGGAGGACTCAGCTTGCTCGCGGCGGTCGTCGTCATCATCGTCGGCACGGGAACCACCCGCATCAGCGAGGCTCTCGCGCACTCCGTCTGGCACGAGGGTGGCGCGTTTCCCGTTGCGGTAGCGGCTCTGCTCGCGGGAGCGGCATTCACCAAGTCGGCTCAGTTCCCGTTCCAGTCCTGGTTGCCCGACTCGATGGTCGCGATCACTCCCGTCTCCGCGTATCTCCACGCAGCGGCGATGGTGAAAGCGGGAATCTACCTGCTGCTCCGTTTTTCACCCGCACTCGCTGGCGAGCCGCTCTGGATGATCCTCCTCATCACTTCGGGCCTGATCACCGCGATCCTCGGCGCCGCTGCGGCGATTCGCCGGCACGATCTCAAGGAACTGCTCGCCTATTCGACGATGAGCCAGCTCGGCCTGCTCGTCACCATGATCGGCGTCGGCACCCCAGCCGCTTTGACGGCGGCAGTCGCGCACACCATTGCTCACGCGCTGTTCAAGTCGGCACTGTTCATGGTCGTCGGGGTCATCGATCACCAGGCGGGCACCCGAGACATCCGTATGCTCGCTCAGCGCCGCTTGCGCATGCCGGCGACCGCGACCACTCTGGCATTGGCGGCCGCGTCCATGGCGGGGGTTCCACTCTTGCTGGGGTTCGTGAGCAAGGAGCTGATGCTCACCGCATTCCTTGAGTTCCCCGGCCCCGTCGTGGCAGCCGTGGCGATCACGGTGGGGGCGGTCATCACTTCCGCGCTGACGTTCGCCTACTCCGCACGGATGCTCATCGGGGCGTTCCGCGGACGCGCGGGCGAACTCGTGCGCGAGGCGCCCGCGGCGTTCTGGATCGTTCCGGCCGCCGCTGCGAGTGCAGGCCTCGCCCTCGGGCTTCTGCCGTTCCTTCTCGATGGACTGGTCGACACGGCCGCGAGCGCCGCGAGCGGTGCAGAAGCGCACGCACATCTCGAACTCTGGCATGGCCTCACCCCGGCGCTCCTCGCCTCGGGGCTCATCATCGGTGCGGGGCTGACGCTGGTGCTCTGCCGACGTCAGGTCGACCGATTCGCGGCCCCGCTCGAACTCCCCGTCTCGGGACTCGCGGTGGTCGACGCGTTCAGGAGTGGAACGATCCGATTCGGATCGTTCGTGGGCAGCTGGGCGGGATCGCGCTCACCGCAGCTGCACCTGGCGATCCCCGCGGTGTGCCTGATCCTCATCGCCCTCGCCGGCGCCTTCACCGTCGGCGACCTTCCCGTGATGGTCGGGGACCCGACCGAACCCTTCGATTGGGCACTGATCGTGCTCGTACTCGCGGGGGTCGTGGCTGCGGTGCGGGCCCGCACGCGCATCTCTGCGATCGTCGTGACCGGAGTGGTCGGCTTCTCGATGACCGTCTGGTACTTCGTGCTCGGGGCGGCGGATGTCGCGATCACGCAGCTGCTCGTCGAGATACTGACGGTGTGCGTCATGGTTCTGCTGCTCCGTCGACTCCCGGCGAAGTTCAGCACGGCACCCTGGCGTAGGCGGATTCCGACCGGTGCGATCGCGATCGGCACGGGACTCGCAGCCGGACTCGGCGTCTGGGCCCTGACGGGCCGACGTGAGATGTCCGATGCTGCTGCGTTCTACCTCAGCTCAGGCGAAGAGCTCACGGGCGGTTCCAATATCGTCAACACCATTCTCGTCGACTTCCGCGCGCTGGACACCCTCGGAGAGCTCACGGTGCTCGGCGTTGCCGGGATCGCTGTGGCGGCGCTGCTGAATGCGCGCGGTCTCGCCCCGATCCGCCCCGAGGATCTGCGTTCGGAGACCCCCCTGTCGGACGCGCGCACGAACGGGGTGTTCGTGCGGCAGATCACCCGCCTGCTCACACCGGTGATCATCCTGATCTCACTTGTCCTCCTGTTCCGAGGGCACTACGAACCGGGTGGCGGGTTCATCGCCGCACTCATCGGAGGGGCCGGCTTCGCCCTGCTGTACCTCGCCGCTCCCTCGGATTCGGAGGCTCGCGTGAAACTGCCGTACCTGCTGCTCATCGGTTCCGGGATCGCAGTGGGCACCGGCACCGGCCTGCTCGGCTACCTCGAGGGGTCGTATCTCACTCCGGTCCACTTCGATGTGTTCGGCGTTCACTTCACGACTGCGATCATTTTCGACATCGGCGTCTATCTGGCCGTGATCGGCATCGTACTGACCTCGTTGAACCTGCTGGGCCGCCCCTACGCCGCAATCAGCGCCCGGACCGCACAGCGGCCCGTGACCGATCGGAGCAACCCATGA
- a CDS encoding thiamine pyrophosphate-binding protein: METTRKRTTGWVVMETIRGYGVDTVFGIPGTHNLEFYRGLAELDIRPVTTRHEQGAGYGADGWSLQTGLPGVVITTSGPGLLNALSAAGTAYCESRPMIILAPGPARGSEFADVGTLHETKDQLSAASAIVEWGRRVDSAEEAVTAVHDAFALFATNRPRPVYIEVPLDVLEAEAEIAPDAVEPRAFAPIPAPDAAAVAEAARLLDAAEDPVILAGGGSRGAGAELRSLAERLGAPVVTTLNAKGVLDEHHPLSLGSNLRLAAARNRARDADVLLVVGSKLGEAELWVEQLEARGSVIRIDLLDTQIDKNQPATIGLVGDAGAALSALTAALGAGAPRDAAQGVSETLAAVRTECAKLSAENTALAESIAEALPSDAMVATDSSQIAYWGLLNTLRVASPNSTPYMATYATLGYGLPAALGARVAEPNRPSFVVVGDGALMFSMNEFITVVEQQEDVTVIVVDNGGYQEIKQNEIDAGIAPVAVDLVQPDWVAVANAFGGTGRAARSAAELADAVASAVRDGGLQLIHIDQSTFAN, translated from the coding sequence ATGGAGACCACTCGGAAGCGCACGACCGGTTGGGTCGTCATGGAGACGATTCGCGGATACGGCGTCGACACGGTGTTCGGGATCCCCGGCACCCACAATCTCGAGTTCTACCGCGGTCTCGCGGAGCTCGACATCCGACCCGTGACCACGCGTCACGAGCAGGGCGCCGGGTACGGAGCCGACGGGTGGTCCCTCCAGACGGGTCTTCCCGGTGTGGTCATCACGACGAGTGGACCTGGACTGCTCAATGCGCTCTCCGCAGCGGGTACCGCATACTGCGAGTCGCGCCCGATGATCATTCTCGCGCCAGGCCCCGCCAGGGGCAGCGAGTTCGCGGACGTCGGCACCCTCCACGAGACGAAGGATCAGCTGAGCGCAGCGTCCGCGATCGTGGAGTGGGGCCGGCGGGTGGACTCCGCCGAGGAGGCCGTGACCGCGGTGCACGACGCGTTCGCGCTCTTCGCGACGAACCGGCCGCGCCCGGTCTACATCGAGGTCCCCCTCGATGTGCTCGAAGCAGAGGCCGAGATCGCCCCGGATGCGGTCGAGCCGCGGGCGTTCGCACCGATCCCGGCGCCGGACGCTGCCGCCGTCGCCGAGGCGGCGCGGTTGCTCGACGCGGCGGAGGACCCGGTCATCCTCGCGGGCGGCGGCTCCCGTGGGGCTGGCGCAGAACTCCGCTCGCTCGCCGAGCGGCTCGGCGCCCCGGTCGTGACGACGCTGAACGCGAAGGGTGTGCTCGACGAGCATCATCCGCTCTCGCTGGGATCGAACCTGCGCCTCGCCGCGGCCCGGAACCGTGCGCGTGACGCCGACGTGCTGCTCGTCGTTGGCTCGAAGCTCGGCGAAGCGGAGCTGTGGGTGGAGCAGCTGGAGGCGAGGGGCTCCGTGATCCGGATCGATCTCCTGGACACGCAGATCGACAAGAACCAGCCCGCGACGATCGGCCTCGTCGGCGACGCCGGGGCCGCTCTGAGCGCCCTCACCGCCGCCCTCGGCGCAGGCGCACCGCGAGACGCGGCGCAGGGGGTGTCAGAGACCCTGGCGGCGGTACGAACCGAGTGCGCGAAACTCTCCGCTGAGAACACGGCGCTCGCCGAGAGCATCGCGGAGGCCCTCCCCTCCGATGCGATGGTCGCCACCGACTCGTCGCAGATCGCCTACTGGGGACTGCTGAACACGCTCCGCGTCGCTTCGCCGAACTCGACGCCCTACATGGCGACGTACGCCACACTCGGATACGGCTTGCCCGCAGCACTCGGCGCCCGCGTCGCCGAGCCGAATCGCCCGTCCTTCGTGGTCGTCGGCGATGGCGCCCTGATGTTCTCGATGAACGAGTTCATCACGGTGGTCGAGCAGCAGGAGGACGTCACCGTCATCGTCGTCGACAATGGCGGGTACCAGGAGATCAAGCAGAACGAGATCGACGCGGGCATCGCGCCGGTCGCGGTCGATCTGGTGCAGCCCGACTGGGTCGCGGTCGCGAACGCCTTCGGCGGCACCGGTCGCGCGGCTCGGAGTGCCGCCGAGCTCGCCGACGCAGTTGCGAGCGCCGTGCGCGACGGTGGGCTGCAACTCATCCACATCGACCAGTCGACGTTCGCGAACTGA
- a CDS encoding C-terminal binding protein, with protein sequence MNLASARPVAVYTDVDDTDPSLGIELLESHGFEVRVLGTRDAGEIIAGAADATVLLPGYAEITRDIIAALPDLRLISLMSMGFDYVDVDAATEHGVWVTNVPGAATEEVATHALAILLSAVRQLGFYTASAGPNTWNERAASAPPRLSELTLGVVGLGKIGRELIRLAGPLFGRILGFDPFLPDTAEVRADLDRLGVTRTSLEAVQAESDVLSLHLPLTAETERMVDAAFLAGMPQGSVLVNVSRGGLIDSTALAEALDRGHLSGAALDVLEEEPPAHGHPLVGRDDVVLTPHIAYFSARTEIEYVRIQAQNAVALAETGRPESPVNRPA encoded by the coding sequence ATGAACCTCGCCTCTGCGCGTCCAGTGGCCGTCTACACGGACGTCGACGACACCGACCCATCGCTCGGCATCGAGCTGCTCGAGTCGCACGGATTCGAGGTCAGGGTGCTCGGCACTCGCGATGCCGGCGAGATCATCGCCGGAGCAGCCGATGCCACCGTGCTCCTTCCCGGTTACGCCGAGATCACGCGGGACATCATCGCTGCACTGCCCGACCTCCGGCTCATCTCGCTCATGTCCATGGGCTTCGACTACGTCGACGTCGATGCCGCGACCGAGCACGGGGTCTGGGTGACGAACGTGCCAGGCGCCGCGACCGAGGAGGTCGCCACCCACGCGCTGGCGATCCTGCTGAGTGCCGTGCGGCAGTTGGGGTTCTACACCGCGTCGGCAGGACCGAACACCTGGAACGAGCGAGCGGCTTCGGCCCCGCCTCGCCTCAGCGAGCTCACGCTCGGAGTCGTCGGGCTCGGCAAGATCGGCCGAGAATTGATCAGGCTCGCAGGGCCGCTGTTCGGCAGGATCCTCGGGTTCGATCCGTTCCTGCCTGACACCGCCGAGGTCCGTGCCGACCTCGACCGGCTCGGCGTCACCCGCACCTCGCTGGAGGCGGTGCAGGCGGAGAGCGATGTGCTCTCCCTGCATCTCCCCCTCACCGCGGAGACCGAGCGCATGGTCGACGCCGCGTTCCTCGCGGGTATGCCGCAGGGAAGCGTCCTCGTCAACGTCTCGCGGGGCGGCCTGATCGACTCGACCGCGCTCGCGGAGGCACTCGATCGTGGCCACCTCTCCGGCGCCGCTCTCGATGTGCTCGAGGAGGAGCCACCAGCCCACGGACACCCGCTCGTCGGCCGGGACGACGTGGTACTCACCCCGCACATCGCGTACTTCTCGGCCCGCACCGAGATCGAGTACGTGCGCATTCAAGCGCAGAACGCGGTCGCGCTCGCCGAGACCGGGCGTCCTGAGTCGCCGGTGAACCGGCCCGCCTGA
- a CDS encoding TrkH family potassium uptake protein has protein sequence MDALSASETAGRVRSTLGGIRHRLRFAAGHAPARIAITIFGLATLLFTGLLMTPAAGARGEHTDLADAFFTAVSAVTVTGLTSVDTAEHWSMFGQIVILLAVQTGALGVVTIALLLALMVSRRLGVSTRVFAQEGIGSSGMGEVGHLLRVVVLTTFIVEGVLAAALIPAFTVAEGSFGWGLWYGVFYAISAFGNAGFSPHDGGLASFADNGFVLVPIAIGVFVGSFGFPVFLNLIRARWSRRKWTLHTKLTIITTVILLVAGALGWAAFEWNNPETVGGASWWQKLGNALFASTMMRSGGFSIIDMESSTATTMLMSDALMFVGGGSASTAGGIKVTTLAVLFLAIVAEARGTRTTKALGRQIPNGTLRLAISVVFLSATLVFVAAGLLTVVSDASLDRILFEVISAFATCGLSVGISSDIAPFGQYVLSALMLAGRVGPIVLASALAVRQRQEFVTYPEERPIIG, from the coding sequence GTGGATGCACTGAGCGCGAGCGAGACCGCCGGCCGCGTGCGGTCGACTCTCGGCGGGATCCGGCATCGCCTCCGTTTCGCCGCCGGTCACGCCCCGGCACGTATCGCCATCACCATCTTCGGCTTGGCGACACTCCTGTTCACCGGACTGCTGATGACTCCGGCGGCCGGGGCACGCGGCGAACACACCGATCTCGCAGACGCGTTCTTCACCGCGGTCTCGGCCGTCACGGTGACCGGCCTCACGAGCGTGGACACGGCCGAGCACTGGTCGATGTTCGGCCAGATCGTGATTCTGCTCGCCGTGCAGACCGGTGCGCTCGGCGTCGTCACGATCGCACTGCTCCTCGCCCTCATGGTGAGCAGACGGCTCGGCGTGAGCACCAGAGTCTTCGCCCAGGAAGGCATCGGGTCCTCCGGCATGGGCGAGGTCGGCCATCTCCTGAGGGTCGTGGTCCTCACCACGTTCATCGTTGAGGGTGTGCTCGCCGCAGCTCTGATACCTGCCTTCACCGTCGCGGAGGGTTCATTCGGGTGGGGCCTCTGGTATGGCGTGTTCTACGCGATCTCCGCCTTCGGGAACGCCGGGTTCAGCCCGCACGACGGCGGACTGGCAAGCTTCGCGGACAACGGCTTCGTCCTCGTGCCCATCGCAATCGGGGTATTCGTCGGCAGTTTCGGTTTCCCGGTGTTCCTGAACCTCATTCGCGCCAGGTGGAGTCGTCGCAAGTGGACGCTCCACACCAAACTCACCATCATCACCACCGTCATCCTGCTGGTCGCCGGTGCCCTCGGCTGGGCCGCGTTCGAGTGGAACAACCCCGAAACCGTCGGCGGAGCGAGCTGGTGGCAGAAGCTCGGCAATGCGCTGTTCGCCTCGACGATGATGCGATCGGGCGGGTTCTCCATCATCGACATGGAGTCATCGACCGCGACGACCATGCTGATGAGCGACGCGCTCATGTTCGTCGGCGGCGGGTCGGCTTCGACGGCGGGCGGCATCAAGGTCACGACCCTCGCCGTGCTCTTCCTCGCGATCGTGGCCGAGGCACGGGGCACCCGCACGACGAAAGCGCTCGGTCGACAGATTCCGAACGGCACACTGCGGCTCGCCATCAGCGTCGTCTTCCTCAGCGCCACACTCGTCTTCGTCGCCGCCGGGCTCCTCACGGTCGTCAGTGATGCTTCACTGGATCGGATCCTGTTCGAGGTGATCTCCGCGTTCGCCACCTGCGGCTTGAGCGTGGGCATCTCCTCCGACATCGCCCCATTCGGGCAATACGTACTCTCCGCGCTGATGCTCGCCGGTCGTGTCGGTCCGATCGTCCTCGCATCCGCGCTCGCGGTGCGGCAGCGACAGGAATTCGTTACCTACCCGGAAGAACGACCGATCATCGGCTGA